In the Deltaproteobacteria bacterium genome, one interval contains:
- a CDS encoding cysteine hydrolase, which yields MESDERPAMLIIDMVKDNFDETKNLPITPLARKLIDPINRLTRAFRKKGWPVVFSTDAFKRQDFIFRGKMKPHSLAGTRGAEVIGELEREVGDLWLPKPRFSAFFQTELDRRLREMGVTMCVLAGITTNFCVLATAMDALSKDFKTVILEDCTAAVTEEIHHNTLGLYRRNALWPLFRIMTSEEWLHSSPLS from the coding sequence ATGGAAAGCGATGAAAGACCAGCGATGCTTATCATAGACATGGTAAAGGACAACTTTGACGAAACCAAGAATCTGCCCATCACCCCTTTGGCCAGGAAGTTGATCGACCCCATCAACCGGTTGACCCGGGCCTTCAGGAAGAAAGGGTGGCCGGTCGTCTTTTCGACGGATGCCTTTAAACGGCAGGACTTTATCTTCAGGGGCAAGATGAAGCCCCACTCCCTGGCGGGGACGCGGGGCGCGGAAGTCATCGGTGAACTGGAACGCGAAGTAGGAGACCTTTGGCTCCCCAAACCCCGGTTTTCGGCCTTTTTTCAGACCGAGCTCGACCGGCGGTTACGGGAGATGGGGGTAACAATGTGTGTTCTTGCCGGTATCACGACCAATTTCTGTGTACTGGCCACGGCCATGGATGCCCTTTCAAAAGATTTCAAGACAGTCATCCTTGAGGACTGCACGGCGGCCGTAACCGAAGAGATTCACCACAATACCCTGGGCCTCTATCGCAGAAACGCCCTATGGCCCCTTTTCAGGATCATGACCTCGGAAGAATGGCTTCACTCATCGCCCCTTAGTTGA
- the ppsA gene encoding phosphoenolpyruvate synthase, producing the protein MALEKSKNFILWFDEIGIEDVPMVGGKNASLGEMYQKLHKKGINIPYGFAITAYAYRYFLKYAGIEDEIKKVLKDLDTGDLSNLMRKGREVRDIIHHAEFPPDLVQAIYTAYDKLAEGFGKKGLDDLDVAIRSSATAEDLPDASFAGQQDTYLNIRGKRRVLDACRKCFASLFTNRAISYRHDKGYGQFDVSLSIAVQKMVRSDSAYSGVMFSIDTETGFKDAVFITAAYGLGENVVQGNVNPDEYYVFKPALKAGKRAIISRKVGDRDIKMVYSLEDDATVKNVATTLTERHRYVLDDDEILKLAEWACIIEDHYSKEAGHFKPMDIEWAKDGDGINVGTGELFIVQARPETIHSQGSSNSYENYRLLEKGEVLAVGTAVGTKIGQGVANLIESSADMDKFQEGQVLVTSMTDPDWEPIMKIAAAIVTNKGGRTCHAAIVSRELGIPCVIGTGNADEIIKSGQEITVSCCEGETGYVYDGLLKYEVETLDMDDIPQTRTKIMMNVGMPEKAFVQGMIPNDGVGLAREEFIISSHIGIHPLALIEYDELRKKAKNDQRIAGVVYHIDEVTSVYEDKTQFFIDKLAEGVARIAAGFYPNDVIVRLSDFKTNEYANLIGGFLYEPVESNPMIGWRGASRYYDEKFKPAFELECKALKKARSEMGLTNIKLMVPFCRTPEEGKKVVALMKEFGLVQGEEDLEIYVMCEIPSNVILADQFAEIFDGFSIGSNDLTQLALGLDRDSSLVSHIYDERSEAVKRLIADVIKTAKAKGRKIGICGQAPSDFPEFADFLVECGIDSISLIPDSVVKTRLTVAAKEKALGIQPS; encoded by the coding sequence ATGGCATTAGAGAAAAGTAAGAATTTCATTCTGTGGTTCGATGAAATCGGTATCGAGGACGTCCCCATGGTGGGCGGGAAAAACGCCTCCCTTGGCGAGATGTACCAGAAACTCCATAAAAAGGGGATCAACATCCCTTACGGTTTCGCCATCACGGCTTACGCCTACCGCTATTTCCTGAAGTATGCCGGCATCGAGGACGAAATCAAGAAGGTCCTCAAGGACCTGGATACCGGAGACCTGAGCAATCTCATGCGAAAGGGCCGGGAGGTCCGGGATATCATCCACCATGCCGAGTTTCCCCCGGACCTGGTGCAGGCCATTTACACGGCCTATGACAAGCTGGCCGAAGGCTTCGGAAAGAAAGGCCTGGACGACCTGGACGTGGCCATCCGATCCTCCGCGACGGCCGAAGATCTGCCGGACGCCTCCTTTGCCGGCCAGCAGGACACCTATCTCAACATCAGGGGAAAACGGCGGGTCCTTGATGCCTGCCGAAAGTGTTTCGCGAGCCTTTTCACCAACCGGGCTATTTCCTATCGCCACGACAAGGGATACGGACAGTTCGACGTCTCCCTCTCCATTGCCGTGCAGAAGATGGTCCGGAGTGATTCGGCTTACTCGGGAGTCATGTTCTCCATTGACACCGAGACCGGATTCAAGGACGCGGTCTTCATCACCGCCGCTTACGGTCTGGGAGAGAACGTGGTCCAGGGTAACGTCAACCCGGACGAATACTACGTTTTCAAGCCGGCCCTCAAGGCGGGGAAACGGGCCATCATCAGCCGTAAAGTCGGAGACCGTGACATCAAGATGGTCTATTCCCTCGAAGATGACGCCACGGTGAAAAATGTGGCCACAACCCTCACAGAAAGGCATCGGTACGTCCTGGACGACGACGAAATCCTAAAACTCGCGGAGTGGGCCTGCATCATCGAGGACCATTACAGCAAGGAAGCCGGTCACTTCAAGCCTATGGACATAGAATGGGCCAAGGACGGAGACGGGATCAACGTGGGAACGGGCGAACTCTTCATCGTCCAGGCCAGGCCCGAAACCATACACAGCCAGGGGAGTTCCAACAGTTATGAAAATTACCGGCTTCTCGAAAAGGGGGAAGTGCTCGCTGTTGGGACGGCCGTTGGCACAAAGATCGGCCAGGGGGTGGCCAACCTCATTGAATCATCCGCCGACATGGACAAGTTCCAGGAAGGACAGGTGCTGGTTACAAGCATGACGGACCCGGATTGGGAACCCATCATGAAAATCGCCGCCGCCATCGTCACCAACAAGGGGGGGCGTACGTGTCACGCCGCCATCGTCTCCCGGGAGCTGGGGATCCCCTGTGTGATCGGAACAGGGAATGCCGACGAGATCATCAAGAGCGGGCAGGAAATCACAGTTTCCTGTTGTGAGGGTGAGACTGGCTATGTCTACGACGGATTGTTGAAGTACGAGGTGGAAACCCTCGACATGGATGATATTCCCCAAACCCGGACGAAGATAATGATGAACGTGGGGATGCCGGAGAAGGCCTTTGTCCAGGGGATGATTCCTAACGACGGGGTGGGCCTCGCCCGGGAGGAATTCATCATCTCTTCCCATATCGGGATCCACCCCCTCGCCCTCATCGAATATGACGAGCTGAGGAAAAAGGCCAAGAACGATCAGCGAATCGCGGGGGTCGTCTACCATATAGACGAGGTCACTTCGGTTTATGAGGACAAGACCCAGTTTTTCATCGACAAGCTGGCCGAGGGAGTCGCCCGGATCGCCGCCGGATTTTACCCGAACGACGTCATCGTCCGCCTTTCCGATTTCAAGACCAACGAGTATGCGAACCTCATCGGGGGATTCCTTTACGAGCCCGTGGAGAGCAATCCCATGATCGGATGGAGGGGGGCTTCCCGGTATTACGACGAGAAATTCAAACCGGCCTTCGAGCTGGAATGCAAGGCCCTCAAAAAGGCACGCAGCGAAATGGGGCTTACCAACATCAAGTTGATGGTTCCCTTCTGCCGGACCCCGGAGGAAGGGAAAAAGGTCGTTGCCCTCATGAAGGAATTCGGATTGGTGCAGGGGGAGGAGGACCTGGAGATTTACGTCATGTGCGAGATCCCCAGCAACGTCATCCTGGCAGATCAGTTCGCGGAGATCTTCGACGGCTTCTCCATCGGCTCCAACGACCTGACCCAATTGGCCCTCGGGCTTGACAGGGACTCTTCTCTGGTATCCCACATCTACGATGAAAGAAGCGAAGCCGTCAAACGACTCATCGCTGACGTGATCAAGACCGCCAAGGCAAAGGGGCGCAAAATCGGAATCTGTGGACAGGCGCCCAGTGACTTTCCCGAGTTCGCGGACTTCTTGGTGGAATGCGGCATTGATTCAATAAGCCTCATACCCGACTCGGTCGTAAAGACCCGATTGACCGTCGCGGCAAAGGAAAAAGCGCTGGGTATCCAACCGTCATAG
- a CDS encoding ketoacyl-ACP synthase III, whose protein sequence is MEPIRILGTGSYVPPKVLSNFDLQKMGLDTTDEWITQRTGVRERRIADPDVTTSDLSLEASRRALEMAGMSARDLDLIIIATITPDTCCPSASNWLQAKLDAPQAVTFDVTAACSGFIFGINVATQYLHTGACRNVLVVGAEVMTRTLDWTDRKTCILWGDGAGAAVLTSGKEGHLILSTHIHTDGANGQDLLLPGGGSKTTPISHESVDKKLHTLNMIEANASFRVAVRHFVETIREAVQYNGLEVEDVDWFIPHQANLRMFQSMAKSLKVPMEKFYVTLHKYGNISSASCAIALDEAVRDGSVKEGQIICMPVFGGGLTWGSALIRW, encoded by the coding sequence ATGGAACCGATACGGATTTTGGGGACGGGCTCCTACGTCCCGCCCAAGGTACTGAGCAATTTCGATTTACAGAAAATGGGACTTGACACCACGGATGAGTGGATCACACAGCGGACGGGTGTCAGGGAAAGAAGAATCGCTGATCCCGATGTCACCACCTCGGACCTCTCCCTAGAGGCTTCCCGAAGGGCCCTGGAGATGGCGGGGATGTCCGCACGGGACCTGGATCTCATCATCATCGCCACCATTACACCGGACACTTGCTGCCCCTCGGCATCCAACTGGCTCCAGGCCAAACTGGATGCCCCCCAGGCTGTCACCTTCGACGTTACGGCCGCCTGCTCCGGGTTCATCTTCGGGATCAACGTGGCCACCCAATACCTCCACACAGGGGCCTGCCGGAACGTGCTGGTGGTAGGGGCCGAAGTCATGACCCGAACCTTGGACTGGACGGACAGGAAAACCTGCATACTCTGGGGAGACGGAGCCGGTGCCGCGGTACTGACCAGCGGCAAGGAAGGGCACCTGATCCTTTCCACCCATATCCATACCGACGGAGCCAACGGCCAAGACCTGCTTCTGCCCGGAGGGGGTTCAAAGACCACCCCCATCTCTCACGAAAGCGTGGATAAAAAACTCCATACCCTCAACATGATCGAGGCCAACGCGAGCTTCAGGGTGGCTGTGAGACATTTCGTGGAGACCATCCGGGAGGCCGTTCAATACAACGGCTTGGAAGTGGAAGACGTAGACTGGTTCATCCCCCACCAGGCCAACCTCCGGATGTTCCAGTCCATGGCCAAAAGCCTGAAAGTCCCCATGGAAAAATTCTATGTCACCCTCCACAAGTACGGGAACATTTCTTCCGCTTCTTGTGCCATCGCCCTGGACGAGGCCGTTCGGGACGGGAGTGTCAAGGAAGGCCAGATCATATGCATGCCCGTCTTCGGCGGCGGTCTCACTTGGGGCAGCGCCCTGATCCGATGGTGA